Proteins from a genomic interval of Collinsella sp. zg1085:
- the typA gene encoding translational GTPase TypA has product MRVENLRNIAIIAHVDHGKTTLVDKLLRATDAFRANQQVEERVLDSNDQERERGITILAKNISIEYKDVKINVIDTPGHADFGGEVERVLRIADGALLLVDAFEGPMPQTRFVLRHAIDTGLAIMIVINKIDRPGSDPERAYNDCLNLMADLGATDEQLEFAMEHVIYASAVNGFARRDPDDSNMDMFPLLDMILDDLPAPEVDTDTSVAMQCVTIDHSNFVGRIGIGRVYSGTLHKGETILVVKNDGSSSTATIKQLFTFDYLGRKECDQVGAGDIAAVVGIDSTDIGDVYTNPDNPVSLDPIEIDPPTLSIVFEASTSPLVGRDGDIVGARQLKERLFNEAENNVTMRITELEDKSGIEVSGRGILHLSVLMETLRREGYEFQVGRPRVLFKRDEAGQLMEPIEQAVVECPDEYAGKVIEVFGNAGGTMTNMETGSTVTHIEFRIPTRGIMGLKNRVLNVSHGEGVFYHNFLEYGPYAGDIGGRNNGAMISMTTEKAVAYALGTLQERGSLFVEPGTECYEGMLVGERNQPVDMVVNIARTKNLGNQRSSTADISVQLVPPRTFSLEEALEYIVDDELVEITPKNIRMRKRLLNATDRKKAKNKQ; this is encoded by the coding sequence ATGCGGGTTGAAAACCTGAGAAACATTGCCATTATTGCCCACGTTGACCACGGTAAAACTACTTTGGTTGACAAGTTGCTGCGCGCAACTGATGCCTTCCGTGCCAATCAGCAAGTTGAAGAGCGCGTTCTTGATTCAAACGACCAAGAGCGTGAACGTGGCATTACCATTCTGGCAAAGAATATTTCAATCGAGTATAAAGACGTAAAAATCAACGTTATTGATACTCCAGGGCACGCCGATTTTGGTGGTGAAGTTGAGCGCGTGCTGCGCATAGCTGATGGTGCTTTGCTGTTGGTTGATGCGTTTGAAGGTCCAATGCCGCAAACGCGCTTTGTTCTGCGTCATGCCATTGATACAGGACTGGCTATCATGATTGTTATTAACAAAATTGATCGTCCAGGTTCTGACCCTGAACGTGCATATAACGACTGCTTAAACCTGATGGCAGACCTTGGAGCAACTGATGAGCAGCTCGAGTTTGCTATGGAGCATGTTATTTATGCAAGTGCGGTAAACGGATTTGCTCGTCGTGACCCAGATGACAGCAATATGGATATGTTCCCGCTTTTGGACATGATTTTAGACGACCTGCCTGCTCCAGAGGTAGACACAGATACCAGCGTTGCTATGCAGTGCGTAACAATTGACCATTCAAACTTTGTGGGTCGCATTGGTATTGGTCGTGTGTATTCTGGCACCTTGCACAAAGGTGAAACAATTCTGGTTGTCAAAAATGACGGCTCAAGCTCAACTGCTACCATTAAACAGCTCTTTACCTTTGACTATCTTGGTCGCAAAGAATGTGATCAGGTAGGAGCGGGTGATATTGCTGCTGTTGTAGGTATTGATTCAACTGATATTGGTGATGTATATACCAATCCAGATAACCCCGTATCGCTTGACCCTATTGAAATTGACCCTCCAACGCTTTCCATTGTATTTGAGGCATCAACTTCTCCCTTGGTTGGTCGCGATGGCGATATTGTGGGCGCACGCCAGCTCAAGGAGCGCCTGTTTAATGAGGCTGAAAACAATGTCACCATGCGCATAACCGAGCTTGAAGATAAGAGCGGTATTGAGGTATCGGGGCGCGGTATTCTGCATTTGTCGGTGCTGATGGAAACGCTTCGCCGTGAGGGGTATGAGTTTCAGGTTGGCCGTCCGCGCGTGTTGTTTAAGCGTGATGAGGCTGGTCAGCTGATGGAGCCTATCGAGCAGGCGGTTGTTGAGTGTCCTGATGAATATGCTGGTAAGGTTATTGAAGTATTTGGTAACGCCGGCGGCACAATGACCAACATGGAGACGGGCTCAACCGTTACTCATATTGAGTTTAGGATTCCTACGCGTGGCATTATGGGTTTGAAAAACCGCGTACTCAATGTATCGCACGGTGAAGGTGTGTTCTACCATAATTTCTTAGAATATGGCCCTTATGCAGGTGATATTGGTGGACGCAACAACGGCGCCATGATTTCAATGACAACCGAAAAGGCAGTTGCATACGCATTGGGAACCTTACAAGAGCGCGGCTCGCTCTTTGTTGAGCCAGGTACTGAGTGCTATGAGGGCATGCTGGTTGGTGAGCGGAATCAGCCAGTTGATATGGTTGTCAATATTGCGCGCACCAAGAATCTGGGTAATCAACGCTCTTCAACTGCAGACATCTCGGTGCAATTGGTTCCACCTCGGACTTTCTCGCTGGAGGAAGCGCTTGAATACATTGTGGATGATGAACTAGTTGAGATTACACCTAAGAATATCCGCATGCGCAAGCGTTTGCTCAATGCGACAGATAGAAAAAAGGCCAAGAATAAGCAGTAG
- a CDS encoding trimeric intracellular cation channel family protein, protein MLTLHALPFMSALVQIPIRMDAPVSVPVPLELLAVAFASASGMLSARKDKLDFIGALGIAIVCGLGGGVLRDVILQRGDVYILDQPLALHVSIATAALVFVFPILVEKPDRLLAFFDIFAVGLYAAMGADKALRYELTVPAALMMGFFTAVGGGMLRDIILSRVPYIFQRGNFYAIAALAGTGVYVFMVTVWHTPKVLALIACTVLTMVLRWVSLKYNILSPTEVNFSQMARPLRRFKTRTTETVLRQIQSTKGEHALDERHERVVAEIEARRSQVTHLEQAQHRSHRGRKHNRS, encoded by the coding sequence GTGCTTACTTTACATGCGCTGCCGTTCATGTCTGCGCTCGTTCAGATACCTATACGTATGGACGCTCCTGTATCGGTTCCTGTTCCGCTTGAACTTCTGGCAGTTGCGTTTGCATCTGCATCAGGCATGTTGTCTGCACGAAAAGACAAGCTTGACTTTATTGGCGCACTCGGAATTGCAATTGTCTGTGGTCTTGGGGGCGGCGTACTTCGTGATGTCATTTTGCAGCGCGGCGACGTATATATTCTTGACCAGCCACTGGCACTGCACGTATCAATTGCCACCGCAGCCTTGGTGTTTGTTTTTCCAATTCTTGTAGAAAAGCCTGACCGCTTACTCGCCTTCTTCGATATTTTTGCAGTAGGTTTATATGCTGCAATGGGAGCCGATAAGGCACTGCGTTATGAGCTTACTGTGCCCGCAGCGCTTATGATGGGTTTTTTCACCGCAGTAGGTGGCGGTATGTTGCGCGACATTATTCTCAGCCGTGTACCGTATATTTTTCAGCGGGGAAACTTCTACGCAATTGCCGCACTTGCAGGCACCGGAGTGTATGTTTTTATGGTCACCGTTTGGCATACTCCCAAGGTTTTGGCACTTATTGCCTGCACGGTGCTCACTATGGTTCTTCGTTGGGTGTCGTTAAAATACAATATTTTAAGCCCAACTGAGGTTAATTTTTCGCAGATGGCGCGACCTTTGCGACGTTTCAAAACCCGTACCACAGAAACGGTATTGCGCCAAATACAGTCTACAAAAGGTGAACATGCACTCGATGAGCGGCACGAACGTGTAGTAGCTGAAATTGAGGCGCGTCGGAGCCAAGTAACGCATCTTGAACAAGCCCAGCACCGCTCGCATCGCGGACGTAAACATAATCGCAGCTAG
- a CDS encoding DUF4013 domain-containing protein translates to MNTSEFSLKHAWQLLTRDKGWIKPILILSLVIWIPFIGAIVLLGYFLEWGRLAAWRVDAAPKQRGIQYGKVISTGWRGFLVSLSMGLVFAIIGSVFFQDKAIGSSSLWNFPSLSSLFTPGALFFSDFGFGSGILASIFNIVIGTVISLAALRATIYDSFSAAWRLDRIWDMISRDVPGFLKLCGISVLLSFISAVVLVVLIALLIAVLMSGIAGSAVPLAGLISVDGGTLSGSFQSLASFISYVGSGFAVFLVCAVILVVYIGLVLEVITQLLIMHIIGQWVARFDVARWGVSSAPLPQGVPYISAALAQDTPASEMHAAAVPSAPNEVQQNVTSDDNANVTAETPVAEVQHTHEPSDEACQNTIDTPDATVATVSGNTPDTPDAENVASACDISSEPLEPSCEAVAPAETPEEQTDSQDVVEVDTDAPENDMLPEVPSTTDVPETPANSGDDSLQQ, encoded by the coding sequence ATGAACACATCTGAGTTTAGTCTTAAGCACGCATGGCAATTGCTTACGCGCGACAAAGGCTGGATAAAGCCTATTCTTATCTTAAGCCTTGTAATATGGATTCCTTTTATAGGTGCAATTGTGCTTTTAGGGTACTTCCTTGAGTGGGGACGTCTCGCTGCTTGGAGAGTTGACGCAGCCCCTAAACAACGAGGCATACAATACGGAAAAGTAATAAGCACTGGTTGGCGAGGCTTTCTCGTAAGTCTCTCGATGGGTCTTGTGTTTGCAATTATTGGTAGCGTGTTCTTTCAAGACAAAGCAATAGGGTCCAGCAGTCTATGGAATTTTCCTTCCCTATCATCCTTGTTTACTCCAGGAGCTCTCTTTTTCTCGGACTTTGGCTTTGGTTCGGGTATTCTTGCAAGTATTTTTAATATTGTGATTGGTACCGTAATTTCACTTGCAGCTTTGCGCGCCACCATCTATGACAGTTTTTCTGCTGCTTGGCGCTTGGATAGAATTTGGGATATGATTTCGCGCGATGTGCCAGGCTTCCTCAAGCTATGCGGCATCTCAGTTCTCTTGAGCTTTATCAGTGCAGTGGTCCTTGTTGTTTTAATTGCATTGTTGATTGCTGTATTGATGAGTGGAATTGCTGGGTCAGCTGTTCCTCTTGCAGGTTTAATTTCGGTAGATGGTGGCACATTATCTGGTTCATTCCAAAGTCTTGCTTCCTTTATAAGTTATGTTGGCTCAGGTTTTGCCGTTTTTCTTGTCTGCGCAGTTATCCTTGTTGTTTATATTGGCCTTGTTTTAGAAGTTATCACCCAACTTCTTATTATGCATATTATTGGTCAATGGGTAGCACGCTTTGATGTTGCTCGTTGGGGAGTGTCATCTGCTCCACTGCCGCAAGGTGTGCCGTATATCTCTGCCGCTTTAGCTCAAGATACACCTGCAAGCGAGATGCATGCTGCTGCAGTTCCTTCTGCTCCCAATGAGGTACAACAAAATGTTACGAGCGATGACAACGCGAATGTAACAGCTGAAACACCTGTTGCCGAGGTTCAGCATACTCATGAGCCAAGTGATGAAGCTTGTCAAAATACAATAGATACACCAGATGCAACGGTTGCAACAGTTTCAGGAAATACACCAGATACACCAGATGCAGAAAATGTAGCATCTGCGTGCGACATTTCAAGTGAACCATTGGAGCCTTCATGTGAGGCTGTCGCACCAGCTGAGACACCTGAGGAACAAACAGACAGTCAGGATGTCGTTGAAGTAGATACGGACGCGCCTGAGAATGACATGTTGCCTGAAGTTCCTTCAACAACAGATGTTCCAGAAACTCCTGCTAATTCTGGAGATGATTCACTTCAACAGTAA
- the rpsF gene encoding 30S ribosomal protein S6: MKAYELLFFVNPALDPETRLAVMKRIDNTIAEGKGTVDNVDEWGKRKLAYQIDKLVEGDYTLINFHADPSMIAELDRVLRITDAVVRHMIVRRTDVVE; this comes from the coding sequence ATGAAGGCTTATGAACTGCTGTTCTTTGTTAACCCAGCTCTCGACCCTGAGACTCGTCTTGCTGTAATGAAGCGTATTGACAATACGATTGCTGAGGGTAAGGGTACGGTTGACAACGTAGACGAGTGGGGTAAGCGCAAGCTTGCTTATCAGATTGATAAACTCGTCGAAGGTGACTACACCCTCATCAATTTCCATGCTGACCCATCCATGATTGCTGAGTTGGACCGCGTGCTTCGTATTACCGATGCCGTTGTTCGCCACATGATTGTGCGTCGTACTGACGTTGTGGAGTAA
- a CDS encoding single-stranded DNA-binding protein — protein sequence MSINRVIISGNLTRDPELRATANGTQVLSFGVAVNDRRRNAQSGEWEDYPNFVDCTMFGTRAEAVSRYLSKGSKVAIEGKLRYSSWERDGQRRSKLEVIVDEIEFLSRAQQGGQGSYAPAPTADPYAAAVSAPVPAPMPAPGPVDVYDEDIPF from the coding sequence ATGAGCATCAATCGAGTAATTATTTCTGGAAACCTTACCCGCGACCCTGAGTTGCGTGCTACCGCAAATGGCACCCAGGTTCTGTCGTTTGGTGTTGCGGTCAATGATCGTCGCCGTAATGCACAGTCGGGTGAGTGGGAGGACTATCCCAACTTCGTTGATTGCACGATGTTTGGCACCCGTGCCGAGGCTGTGAGTCGCTATCTCTCAAAAGGCTCGAAGGTTGCCATTGAGGGAAAGCTTCGCTACAGCTCTTGGGAGCGTGACGGGCAGCGCCGCAGCAAGCTTGAGGTCATCGTTGATGAAATTGAGTTCTTGTCGCGCGCGCAACAGGGTGGTCAGGGCTCTTATGCCCCAGCTCCTACTGCTGACCCGTATGCGGCAGCTGTTTCGGCTCCGGTACCTGCACCCATGCCGGCACCGGGTCCGGTCGATGTCTACGATGAGGATATTCCGTTCTAG
- the rpsR gene encoding 30S ribosomal protein S18: MANDFSARQPRRKYCQFCKENTEFIDYKDTQLLRKYMTDRGKIKPRRVTGACTQHQHDIATAIKRAREMALLPYTVPVVSSRGNRNRD, from the coding sequence ATGGCTAATGATTTTTCAGCACGTCAGCCGCGTCGTAAGTACTGCCAGTTCTGCAAGGAGAACACTGAGTTTATCGACTATAAAGACACTCAGCTTCTCCGTAAGTATATGACCGACCGTGGCAAGATCAAGCCTCGTCGCGTCACTGGCGCTTGCACGCAGCATCAGCACGATATTGCAACTGCCATTAAGCGTGCTCGTGAGATGGCTCTGCTTCCGTACACCGTTCCTGTGGTTTCCTCTCGCGGCAACCGCAATCGCGACTAA
- the rplI gene encoding 50S ribosomal protein L9 → MKVVLLDEIKGKGGEGDVIDVAQGYAENYLIPQKLAVAATKGNLKQLEERRRNIAKREETRVANAVATKESLEGKSVTVDVKVGEEGVLFGSVTAPMIADAVQAQLGIEVDRKRVELGKPIKLAGSYTVEISLYREIRATVTVLVGVEEPAEEAEEETVEVSETESAEEAAE, encoded by the coding sequence ATGAAAGTTGTTCTTCTTGATGAGATTAAGGGTAAGGGCGGCGAAGGCGATGTTATCGATGTAGCTCAAGGCTATGCAGAGAACTATCTCATTCCGCAAAAGCTCGCCGTTGCAGCAACCAAGGGCAATCTTAAGCAGCTTGAGGAGCGCCGTCGCAATATTGCAAAGCGCGAAGAGACGCGCGTTGCTAACGCAGTCGCAACAAAAGAGTCCCTTGAGGGCAAGTCTGTTACGGTTGATGTTAAGGTTGGCGAAGAAGGCGTTCTCTTTGGTTCTGTAACCGCTCCTATGATTGCAGACGCTGTTCAGGCACAGCTTGGTATCGAGGTTGACCGTAAGCGCGTTGAGCTTGGTAAGCCCATTAAGCTTGCAGGTAGCTATACCGTTGAGATTTCGCTGTATCGTGAGATTCGCGCAACAGTAACCGTTTTGGTTGGTGTTGAAGAGCCAGCAGAAGAGGCTGAGGAAGAAACCGTAGAGGTCTCTGAGACTGAGTCAGCTGAAGAGGCTGCTGAGTAA
- the dnaB gene encoding replicative DNA helicase, which translates to MDASRDYQWTPSGVAERGSKLGLPNNNEAEAQVLAAMMLSSDVVEEALVELLSEDFYRPAHKTLFLAMQEMYERSLPIDTISLIDYLTTIEKLDAVGGEPYILELVGNTLSLVNWQHHAGIVRRDAMLREIIGATNQINALAYNAPTDTKEVIERAESMLLSVTAREVKSSYKPLHDYMSEAYSEAEEAQAAGGVAQGAPTKFPSLDRMLMGFRSGQLIIIGARPAVGKTSFALNLALNAASEGYTVGFFSLEMSGKEIAQRFICAHAQVNMSNFRIGKISPQEWGNINEAIEDLSRLDILIDDTPGTTVTEIRAKARRMLHNKEKAIIILDYLQLVSPPAGRRAESRAVEVSEMSRSLKIMAKELDVPVVSLSQLSRQVESRTGKRPQLSDLRESGSIEQDADIVMFLDRSSSEQEAARDDRPDEGITRVILAKNRSGPIGDVDLVFMPASTKFFELTDHEN; encoded by the coding sequence ATGGACGCATCGCGCGATTATCAATGGACGCCATCTGGTGTAGCTGAGCGCGGCTCTAAACTTGGGCTTCCTAATAACAACGAGGCAGAGGCACAAGTTCTTGCTGCTATGATGCTTTCAAGCGATGTCGTTGAAGAAGCGCTTGTAGAATTACTCTCTGAAGATTTCTATCGTCCGGCTCATAAGACACTGTTTTTGGCGATGCAAGAAATGTATGAGCGAAGCTTGCCCATCGATACCATTTCGCTCATTGACTACCTGACCACCATTGAAAAGCTTGATGCTGTTGGTGGTGAGCCATATATTCTTGAATTGGTGGGCAACACCTTATCGCTGGTTAATTGGCAGCACCACGCAGGTATTGTTCGCCGTGATGCCATGTTGCGCGAGATTATTGGTGCAACCAACCAGATTAACGCCCTTGCCTACAACGCTCCGACCGATACCAAAGAGGTCATTGAGCGCGCAGAAAGTATGCTGCTTTCGGTCACGGCGCGTGAGGTAAAAAGCTCATATAAGCCGCTTCATGACTACATGAGTGAGGCGTATAGCGAAGCCGAAGAGGCACAGGCCGCCGGTGGCGTGGCGCAAGGAGCTCCTACTAAGTTTCCAAGCCTTGACCGCATGCTTATGGGGTTTCGGTCAGGGCAGCTCATCATCATTGGTGCGCGTCCTGCGGTAGGTAAGACTTCCTTTGCGCTCAACCTTGCGCTTAATGCTGCATCTGAGGGTTATACCGTGGGCTTTTTCTCACTTGAGATGAGCGGTAAAGAAATTGCGCAGCGTTTTATTTGTGCACACGCTCAGGTTAATATGTCCAATTTCCGCATAGGAAAAATCTCTCCGCAAGAGTGGGGCAACATCAATGAGGCAATCGAGGACCTTTCGCGACTTGATATTTTGATTGATGACACGCCAGGTACCACGGTTACCGAGATTCGCGCTAAAGCTCGTCGTATGCTTCACAACAAAGAAAAGGCGATTATCATCTTGGACTATTTGCAGCTGGTGAGCCCTCCAGCTGGGCGGCGTGCTGAGTCGCGTGCCGTTGAGGTATCCGAGATGAGCCGTAGCCTTAAAATCATGGCAAAAGAGTTAGATGTACCAGTTGTATCACTGTCGCAGCTTTCGCGTCAGGTAGAAAGTCGAACAGGAAAGCGCCCGCAGCTTTCTGACCTGCGTGAATCAGGCTCAATCGAGCAAGACGCTGACATCGTTATGTTTTTAGACCGTTCAAGCTCTGAGCAAGAGGCAGCGCGTGACGATAGACCCGATGAAGGTATCACGCGCGTTATCTTGGCAAAGAACCGTTCTGGTCCTATTGGAGATGTAGATTTGGTCTTTATGCCGGCTTCCACCAAATTCTTTGAGCTGACTGACCACGAAAATTAA
- a CDS encoding adenylosuccinate synthase translates to MASTVLVGTQWGDEGKGKICDLIASEFDAVVRYQGGNNAGHTIVVDDKKYGLHQVPSGIMYPDCLSVIGNGCVVNPAVLLEEIDMFERDGISTANLKVSGNAHVIMPYHMALDGAFEARLGTAHIGTTKRGIGPCYQHKMERIGLRMQDLLDEAVFREKLERALAKVNPELEFIYQLPTYTVDEICASYLPMAERLRPYICEAGILLNELVAAGKSILFEGAQATLLDIDHGTYPFVTSSNCTAGGAVTGSGVGMKHIDRVLGIMKAYITRVGSGPMPTELAYESEAGHTLTEVGAEYGVTTGRRRRCGWFDGVIARYAAQVNGLTDIALTKLDVLSVFDTIKVCTAYDCNGVRYTSLPEHQASFAAAVPVYTELPGWNCDISQCKTFEELPQAAQDYVHFIEELTNTQISFVAVGPEREQTIVRSWAYQ, encoded by the coding sequence ATGGCGTCAACAGTTTTAGTCGGTACACAATGGGGCGATGAGGGCAAGGGCAAAATTTGCGACTTGATTGCCTCGGAGTTTGATGCTGTTGTACGGTATCAGGGTGGCAATAATGCCGGTCATACTATTGTGGTTGATGATAAAAAGTATGGCTTGCACCAGGTTCCATCAGGCATTATGTATCCCGATTGTTTATCGGTTATTGGCAATGGCTGTGTGGTTAATCCCGCTGTCTTGCTTGAAGAAATTGATATGTTTGAGCGCGATGGAATCTCAACTGCCAACCTTAAGGTATCTGGCAATGCACACGTTATTATGCCGTATCACATGGCACTTGATGGAGCGTTTGAAGCACGCCTTGGCACAGCGCACATTGGTACCACAAAGCGCGGCATTGGGCCTTGTTATCAGCACAAGATGGAACGCATCGGTCTGCGTATGCAAGACCTGTTAGATGAAGCGGTTTTCCGTGAAAAGCTCGAACGTGCTCTCGCAAAGGTAAATCCTGAGCTTGAGTTTATATATCAGCTTCCTACCTATACGGTTGATGAGATTTGTGCGAGCTATCTGCCCATGGCGGAGCGTTTGCGTCCCTATATTTGTGAAGCCGGTATTCTTTTGAATGAACTTGTTGCAGCAGGTAAGTCAATTCTGTTTGAGGGTGCCCAAGCTACACTGCTTGACATTGACCACGGAACCTACCCCTTTGTAACATCGTCAAACTGTACAGCAGGTGGCGCGGTAACCGGCTCAGGTGTTGGCATGAAACACATTGACCGCGTTTTAGGCATTATGAAAGCCTATATCACGCGGGTAGGCTCAGGTCCTATGCCAACTGAGCTAGCGTATGAGAGCGAAGCGGGTCACACGCTCACTGAGGTAGGGGCTGAATACGGTGTAACAACCGGTCGCCGCCGCCGTTGTGGTTGGTTTGATGGCGTGATTGCCCGCTATGCAGCGCAGGTTAACGGCTTAACAGACATTGCACTTACTAAACTTGATGTCCTCTCGGTTTTTGACACCATCAAGGTATGCACGGCTTATGATTGCAATGGTGTGCGTTATACCAGCTTGCCTGAGCATCAAGCTTCATTTGCCGCAGCGGTTCCGGTATATACGGAGCTCCCTGGGTGGAATTGCGACATTTCGCAGTGCAAGACATTTGAAGAGCTTCCACAGGCAGCTCAAGACTATGTTCACTTTATTGAAGAGCTTACCAATACACAGATTTCCTTTGTTGCGGTTGGTCCTGAGCGCGAGCAAACCATCGTGCGCTCATGGGCTTACCAATAA
- the purD gene encoding phosphoribosylamine--glycine ligase, translated as MSEISSPVSAINILLLGNGGREHALAQALAGSPHCAKLFIAPGNGGTATVGTNVALDACNPAQVVDFAVKHNCGLVVIGPEAPLVAGVADAVRAAGIPCFGPNAEAAALEGSKTFCKEIMGLAGVPTAKYASFTSEDEAIAYAERLGAPMVVKADGLAAGKGVVVAQTFEEALAAVRACFAGEFGAAGATVLIEEMLTGPECSLLAFTDGVTVRAMSPSQDHKRALEQDKGPNTGGMGAYSPVPIVTDDEHQAMVAMMEKTIQTLTKNGIDFRGCLFGGFMLTPEGPKVLEFNVRFGDPETQVVIPRLTTDLVELMLAVAQQRLSELELSWRDEWAVTVVLTSAGYPGSYEIGKIITGIDEASALSQVTVYQAGTTLDDEGNVRTAGGRVMAVTALGTSFEEARERSYAACDCIQFEGKTLRRDIGLRALRGRSAWDEN; from the coding sequence ATGAGTGAGATAAGTTCGCCGGTGTCAGCTATCAATATCTTGTTACTTGGAAACGGTGGTCGCGAGCATGCACTTGCTCAAGCGCTCGCCGGAAGTCCGCATTGTGCCAAACTTTTTATTGCGCCCGGAAATGGCGGAACGGCTACAGTGGGCACCAATGTTGCACTTGATGCATGCAATCCAGCACAGGTGGTAGATTTTGCAGTCAAACACAACTGCGGTTTAGTAGTCATTGGTCCAGAGGCACCACTGGTTGCGGGGGTCGCCGATGCGGTACGCGCAGCAGGGATTCCCTGTTTTGGTCCTAACGCAGAGGCTGCTGCCCTTGAAGGGTCAAAGACGTTTTGCAAGGAAATTATGGGTCTCGCTGGTGTTCCAACGGCGAAGTATGCCTCGTTTACGAGCGAAGATGAAGCAATAGCGTATGCTGAGCGTCTTGGTGCTCCTATGGTGGTAAAGGCTGATGGTCTTGCTGCAGGCAAAGGTGTTGTTGTTGCGCAAACATTCGAAGAAGCTCTGGCTGCGGTTCGTGCGTGCTTTGCGGGTGAGTTTGGTGCTGCTGGTGCAACGGTGCTTATTGAGGAGATGCTTACCGGCCCTGAATGCTCGCTGTTGGCATTTACTGATGGTGTTACCGTGCGCGCTATGTCTCCCTCACAAGACCATAAGCGCGCGCTTGAGCAAGATAAGGGTCCAAACACAGGCGGTATGGGTGCCTATAGCCCAGTGCCCATTGTGACTGATGATGAGCATCAGGCTATGGTTGCTATGATGGAAAAAACAATCCAGACACTCACCAAGAATGGCATTGATTTTCGCGGCTGCTTGTTTGGCGGCTTTATGCTCACACCCGAGGGTCCTAAGGTACTTGAATTTAACGTTCGCTTTGGCGACCCAGAAACCCAAGTAGTAATTCCACGACTGACTACCGACCTTGTTGAGCTTATGCTTGCCGTGGCTCAGCAGCGCTTGAGCGAGCTTGAGCTTTCATGGCGCGACGAGTGGGCGGTGACGGTTGTGCTCACGAGCGCAGGCTATCCAGGCTCATATGAGATAGGAAAGATAATTACTGGCATTGATGAGGCTTCTGCGCTTTCACAAGTAACGGTTTATCAGGCGGGAACTACGCTTGATGATGAGGGTAATGTGCGAACAGCCGGTGGCCGTGTGATGGCGGTTACTGCTCTGGGTACAAGTTTTGAAGAAGCGCGCGAGCGCTCGTATGCAGCGTGCGATTGTATTCAGTTTGAAGGTAAAACCTTGCGCCGCGATATTGGTTTGCGAGCATTGCGCGGGCGTAGTGCGTGGGACGAGAACTAA
- a CDS encoding NUDIX domain-containing protein has protein sequence MQLDTQFVGDAAEQPEQTLILGDNHPNDAQLHERTLSEEQAWRGNFLDVRSVRAELPNGHIATRDIVRHPGAAAVVALTSAGKIVLVRQYRTALDRVTVEIPAGKLDPGEDPQVCAERELLEETGFKAGEMRYLTTIAPACGYTDELIHIFMATHLSFAGATPDEDEFVNVDLVPLSELIDAVLDGKIEDAKTIVGALACDAIAHRLSQDMDA, from the coding sequence ATGCAGCTTGATACACAGTTTGTTGGAGATGCGGCAGAACAACCGGAGCAAACCTTGATTTTGGGCGACAATCATCCCAACGATGCACAGTTGCATGAGCGAACCCTCAGCGAAGAGCAAGCTTGGCGTGGTAATTTTCTTGATGTGAGAAGTGTTCGAGCTGAGCTTCCAAACGGGCATATTGCTACCCGCGATATTGTGCGTCACCCAGGTGCTGCAGCGGTTGTTGCTCTTACCTCAGCAGGTAAGATTGTGCTCGTTCGTCAGTATCGCACGGCGCTTGACCGCGTTACCGTTGAGATTCCCGCTGGCAAGCTCGACCCCGGTGAGGACCCGCAAGTATGTGCTGAGCGCGAACTGCTTGAAGAAACCGGTTTTAAGGCCGGTGAGATGCGCTATCTCACTACCATAGCCCCCGCCTGCGGCTATACCGATGAGCTCATTCATATTTTTATGGCAACACATCTTAGCTTTGCTGGTGCAACACCTGACGAAGATGAATTTGTTAACGTTGATTTGGTTCCTCTATCTGAGCTTATAGATGCTGTGCTTGACGGAAAAATTGAAGATGCAAAAACCATTGTCGGTGCGCTTGCCTGTGATGCTATTGCGCATCGTCTTTCCCAAGATATGGATGCGTGA